A genome region from Zootoca vivipara chromosome 11, rZooViv1.1, whole genome shotgun sequence includes the following:
- the PSTPIP2 gene encoding proline-serine-threonine phosphatase-interacting protein 2 isoform X2, which yields MRETLFKDNFWTTDLISTAGYDGIIQHLNDGRKNCKEFEDFLKERASIEERYGKDLINLSRKKPCGQTELNTLRRALEVFKQQVDSVGQSHIQLAQTLREEARKMEDFREKQKLHRKKIELIMDAIHKNRNLQYKKTLDAKRLYEQRCRDKDEAEQAVHRSANLVTQKQQEKLFVKLAQTKAALEDSDRVYQTNIGALEKIREEWKNEHVKACEFFESQETERINYFRNALWLHVNQLSQECVKNDENYEEIRKSLEQCSIEKDIEFFVNARKTGTIPPNPVVYENYYNTQKSAAPGRNQAPAPGRRPKLPVPSSGPLDPEYSTVDGYSLIHHH from the exons ACTACAGATTTAATCAGCACAGCTGGTTACGATGGCATCATCCAGCACCTCAATGATGGCAGGAAGAACTGCAAGGAGTTTGAAGACTTTTTGAAGGAAAG GGCTTCTATAGAAGAAAGATATGGCAAGGACCTGATTAATTTATCACGGAAAAAACCCTGCGGGCAGACAGAGCTGAA CACCCTGAGAAGAGCTCTTGAGGTTTTCAAGCAAC AGGTGGACAGCGTCGGGCAGAGCCACATCCAGTTGGCCCAAACGTTGCGCGAAGAGGCGAGGAAGATGGAGGACTTCCGGGAGAAGCAAAAGCTCCATCGTAAAAAG ATCGAACTTATAATGGATGCCATTCACAAAAACCGGAATCTGCAGTACAAGAAAACCCTGGAC GCCAAGAGGCTGTATGAGCAAAGGTGCCGGGACAAGGACGAGGCGGAGCAGGCTGTCCACCGGAGTGCAAACCTGGTCACgcaaaagcagcaggaaaag CTCTTCGTGAAATTGGCTCAGACAAAGGCAGCCCTGGAAGATTCGG ACAGGGTGTATCAGACGAACATTGGTGCCCTGGAGAAGATCAGGGAAGAATGGAAGAATGAGCATGTCAAGGCGTGTGAG TTCTTTGAGAGCCAAGAGACCGAAAGGATAAACTATTTCCGGAATGCTTTGTGGCTCCACGTCAACCAGCTCTCTCAGGAATGTGTCAAGAACGACGAG AACTACGAGGAGATACGCAAGAGCCTCGAACAGTGCAGCATCGAGAAGGACATCGAGTTTTTTGTGAACGCCCGCAAAACAGGCACCATCCCACCAA ATCCAGTGGTCTACGAAAACTATTACAACACACAGAAGAGTGCAGCGCCAGGGAGAAATCAAGCCCCAGCCCCTGGGAG GAGGCCAAAGCTACCTGTTCCTTCCAGCGGGCCAT